One window from the genome of Nicotiana tomentosiformis chromosome 5, ASM39032v3, whole genome shotgun sequence encodes:
- the LOC104087191 gene encoding egg cell-secreted protein 1.2-like yields the protein MALKYCTVFLIILVCSITDLSLVNSAREIPILARLDQADEGSILDCWNALGEIKSCTNEIVAYFTIGTIDIDLPCCQAIYVITHHCWPTMLTTLGFTPEQTNILRGYCDASNSATSNVSSSSSPAPSPLVLPLDIKND from the coding sequence ATGGCTTTGAAATATTGCACTGTCTTCTTAATCATTCTTGTTTGTTCAATCACAGATTTAAGCCTTGTTAATTCAGCTAGAGAAATACCAATACTAGCAAGACTTGACCAAGCAGATGAAGGAAGTATACTAGATTGTTGGAATGCACTTGGGGAGATAAAATCTTGCACAAATGAGATAGTTGCTTATTTCACAATTGGCACAATTGATATTGACTTACCTTGTTGCCAAGCCATTTATGTCATTACACATCATTGTTGGCCTACTATGCTAACTACCCTTGGCTTCACTCCTGAACAAACTAATATTTTGAGGGGTTATTGTGATGCTTCTAATTCTGCAACTAGTAATGTTTCATCTAGTTCTAGTCCTGCTCCTTCTCCATTGGTGCTGCCTTTGGACATAAAGAATGATTAG
- the LOC104087190 gene encoding egg cell-secreted protein 1.1, translating into MKSLTIFKVVLLLTLFSWINILQARPLTTKSSTSTLLARLKLEDEEGSSQCWDSLLELQTCSGEIVLFFINGETYLGPDCCGAIRTIERHCWPSMLGSIGFTSEEGDILHGYCDASESCSTPEIPSPLAP; encoded by the coding sequence ATGAAGAGTCTCACGATCTTTAAAGTTGTGCTACTACTTACCCTATTTTCATGGATCAATATTCTTCAAGCTCGACCTTTAACCACAAAATCTAGTACTAGTACGCTTTTGGCACGTCTAAAGTTAGAAGATGAAGAAGGTTCGTCGCAGTGTTGGGATTCATTGTTGGAGCTCCAAACATGCAGCGGGGAGATCGTGCTTTTCTTCATTAATGGTGAAACTTACCTTGGTCCAGATTGTTGTGGTGCCATTCGAACTATTGAACGCCATTGTTGGCCGTCCATGCTTGGCTCAATTGGTTTCACTTCCGAAGAAGGGGATATTTTGCATGGATATTGTGATGCTAGTGAGTCTTGTTCAACCCCAGagataccatctcctttggcTCCATAG